The Streptomyces spororaveus genome includes a region encoding these proteins:
- a CDS encoding flavin reductase family protein: MAATVVRYLRTVGSPTSASAQQETEPVDALPRPDLRAVGADERAPVSPTEFRAVLGNFASGVTVITAPPGEDEDGPAGFACQSFASLSLDPPLVTFMVARTSTTWPRIARAGVFCVNILGAEQGELCRSFAVSGADKFAGVTHTPAPVTGSPQLDAVPAWIDCRIQAVHTGGDHLIVVGRVVAMGAAGEGEPLLFHKGRFGRLAD; this comes from the coding sequence ATGGCGGCCACCGTCGTCCGATACCTCAGGACAGTCGGCTCCCCCACCTCCGCCTCGGCGCAGCAGGAGACCGAGCCCGTCGACGCGCTGCCGCGTCCCGACCTGCGGGCCGTCGGCGCGGACGAGCGCGCGCCGGTGTCCCCCACCGAGTTCAGGGCCGTGCTGGGGAACTTCGCCAGCGGGGTCACCGTCATCACCGCGCCGCCCGGCGAGGACGAGGACGGCCCGGCCGGCTTCGCCTGCCAGTCCTTCGCCTCGCTCTCCCTCGACCCGCCCCTGGTCACCTTCATGGTGGCCCGTACGTCGACCACGTGGCCGCGGATCGCCCGCGCCGGGGTGTTCTGCGTCAACATCCTCGGGGCCGAACAGGGTGAGCTGTGCCGGTCCTTCGCCGTCAGCGGCGCGGACAAGTTCGCCGGTGTGACCCACACCCCGGCCCCCGTCACGGGATCGCCGCAGCTCGACGCCGTGCCCGCCTGGATCGACTGCCGGATCCAGGCCGTCCACACCGGCGGGGACCATCTCATCGTCGTGGGCCGGGTGGTGGCCATGGGCGCCGCAGGCGAGGGCGAACCGCTCCTCTTCCACAAGGGCCGCTTCGGCCGCCTCGCCGACTGA
- a CDS encoding enoyl-CoA hydratase/isomerase family protein yields MTADPEDEVLHRTENNVSWITLNRPEAMNAVTWDQRERVIALLAEASADPAVRAVVVTATGKGFCAGADLRGSPGVPGSPGGERVAGDVARMIRLGAQRLITAVLDCEKPVLAAVNGTAAGIGAHLALACDLVIAAEPARFIEVFVRRGLVPDGGGAYLLPRLVGPQKAKELMFFGDAVPAAEAQRLGLVNRVVAAEELEATARAWAERLAQGPTRALAMTKQLVNASLDGDRAASLAAEATAQEINMGTADANEGVASFVERRTPKYLGR; encoded by the coding sequence ATGACCGCCGACCCCGAGGACGAAGTCCTCCACCGCACGGAGAACAACGTCTCCTGGATCACCCTCAACCGCCCCGAGGCGATGAACGCCGTCACCTGGGACCAGCGCGAACGCGTCATCGCGCTGCTCGCCGAGGCGTCCGCCGACCCGGCGGTCCGCGCGGTCGTCGTCACCGCCACCGGCAAGGGCTTCTGCGCGGGCGCCGACCTGCGCGGCAGCCCCGGCGTCCCCGGCAGCCCCGGCGGCGAGCGCGTCGCCGGGGACGTCGCCCGCATGATCCGGCTCGGTGCGCAGCGCCTGATCACCGCCGTGCTCGACTGCGAGAAGCCCGTACTCGCCGCCGTCAACGGCACGGCCGCCGGTATCGGCGCGCACCTCGCCCTCGCCTGCGACCTCGTGATCGCCGCCGAACCGGCCCGCTTCATCGAGGTGTTCGTCCGCCGCGGCCTGGTCCCCGACGGCGGGGGCGCGTATCTGCTGCCCCGGCTCGTCGGCCCGCAGAAGGCCAAGGAGCTGATGTTCTTCGGGGACGCCGTCCCGGCCGCCGAGGCGCAGCGCCTGGGCCTGGTCAACCGGGTGGTCGCGGCCGAGGAGCTGGAGGCGACGGCCCGTGCGTGGGCCGAGCGGCTCGCGCAGGGGCCCACCCGGGCCCTGGCCATGACCAAGCAGCTGGTCAACGCCTCCCTGGACGGTGACCGGGCGGCCTCGCTGGCCGCCGAGGCCACCGCGCAGGAGATCAACATGGGTACGGCGGACGCGAACGAGGGCGTGGCGAGCTTCGTGGAGCGCCGCACGCCCAAGTACCTCGGCCGCTGA
- a CDS encoding D-alanyl-D-alanine carboxypeptidase family protein — protein sequence MRRTRGAVAVAVATGTLLVVASPTSSAAPVAAPPVTAAGAILIDATSGATLTSKDADTQRQMASTTKIMTAQVVMRTPDLNYDQKVTIKQEYADYVVREGASSAHLKVGSTPTVRQLLYGLMLPSGCDAAYALADTFGKGATTQARTADFIAQMNAKAKALGMTKTVYDSFDGISPTGNNLTTARDMAKLTKYAMSGVAFPKIVAATTYSTGGTSTDATWGNSNLLIRERPTGYAYPGATGVKTGTGTAAGKCLVFSATRNGKTVIGVLLNDEERYVDSMALMDWALGSSTGSGAALQRGNTDPIPDVLD from the coding sequence ATGCGCCGCACGCGCGGCGCCGTCGCCGTCGCGGTCGCCACCGGGACCCTTCTGGTGGTCGCTTCGCCGACCTCCTCGGCGGCCCCGGTCGCCGCACCTCCCGTCACGGCCGCCGGCGCGATCCTGATCGACGCCACCAGCGGGGCCACGCTCACCAGCAAGGACGCCGACACCCAGCGGCAGATGGCGAGCACGACCAAGATCATGACCGCTCAGGTCGTGATGCGTACGCCCGACCTGAACTACGACCAGAAGGTCACCATCAAGCAGGAGTACGCGGACTACGTCGTCCGCGAGGGCGCCAGCTCGGCCCACCTGAAGGTGGGGTCCACCCCGACGGTCCGCCAGCTGCTGTACGGGCTGATGCTCCCGTCGGGCTGCGACGCCGCCTACGCCCTCGCCGACACCTTCGGCAAGGGCGCGACCACCCAGGCCCGCACCGCGGACTTCATCGCGCAGATGAACGCCAAGGCGAAGGCACTGGGCATGACCAAGACCGTCTACGACTCCTTCGACGGCATCTCGCCGACCGGCAACAACCTCACCACCGCGCGCGACATGGCGAAGCTCACCAAGTACGCGATGTCGGGCGTCGCCTTCCCGAAGATCGTGGCGGCGACGACCTACAGCACGGGCGGCACCTCGACCGACGCCACCTGGGGCAACAGCAACCTGCTGATCCGCGAGCGTCCCACCGGCTACGCCTACCCGGGTGCGACCGGCGTCAAGACCGGCACCGGCACCGCCGCCGGCAAGTGCCTCGTCTTCTCCGCGACCCGTAACGGCAAGACCGTCATCGGCGTGCTGCTGAACGACGAGGAGCGCTACGTGGACTCCATGGCGCTGATGGACTGGGCGCTCGGTTCGAGCACCGGCTCCGGGGCGGCACTGCAGCGCGGCAACACCGACCCGATCCCGGACGTCCTCGACTGA
- a CDS encoding VOC family protein, with protein sequence MLGTDFTTGSPNWLDLGSPDTGVAAAFYDAVLGWEFVSAGPEAGGYGFFQVDGKTVAALGPLTDEGATSAWMQHFMSPDIQATTAAVREGGGTVRMEPMDVMGEGWLAQYTDPQGAEFACWQPGKTGGLQLTSADNALVWTELHVADPVADIAFYSGLFGWRSAEMPAPGMMYRVLSTAEGDQQDASFGGAAPFMGEGEGERARWVPYFMAADVDATVTAAKSNGGSVVMPATDLPEVGRIAWLADPAGAVFALLKPDPRM encoded by the coding sequence ATGCTCGGCACCGACTTCACCACCGGATCACCCAACTGGCTCGACCTCGGTAGCCCGGACACCGGGGTGGCCGCCGCGTTCTACGACGCCGTCCTGGGCTGGGAGTTCGTCTCCGCCGGGCCCGAGGCGGGTGGGTACGGGTTCTTCCAGGTGGACGGCAAGACCGTCGCCGCGCTCGGGCCGCTCACCGACGAGGGGGCCACGTCCGCCTGGATGCAGCACTTCATGAGCCCCGACATCCAGGCGACCACCGCGGCCGTGCGCGAGGGCGGCGGCACGGTCCGGATGGAGCCCATGGACGTCATGGGCGAGGGCTGGCTGGCCCAGTACACGGACCCGCAGGGCGCCGAGTTCGCCTGCTGGCAGCCCGGGAAGACCGGCGGACTCCAGCTGACCTCCGCCGACAACGCGCTGGTGTGGACCGAACTCCACGTCGCGGACCCCGTCGCCGACATCGCCTTCTACTCGGGGCTGTTCGGCTGGCGCAGCGCCGAGATGCCCGCGCCCGGAATGATGTACCGGGTGCTGAGCACCGCCGAAGGGGACCAGCAGGACGCCTCCTTCGGCGGGGCCGCCCCCTTCATGGGCGAGGGGGAGGGCGAGCGGGCGCGCTGGGTGCCCTACTTCATGGCGGCGGACGTCGACGCGACCGTCACCGCGGCCAAGTCGAACGGCGGCTCCGTGGTCATGCCGGCCACCGACCTGCCCGAGGTCGGCCGGATCGCCTGGCTGGCCGACCCGGCCGGAGCGGTGTTCGCGCTGCTCAAGCCCGACCCGCGGATGTAG